The sequence tcgctttttttttcgccgtTTCACAAGTTGTGTCGATCCCTCCCGCAATCCTTCTCTCATTGGAAGCGTCTGGAAAGGGCCAGGCGTGAAAGGCTTACACCTGAATCACTGCAAGTTGCCGCTCTCCCTGAATTTCCTCGGAAGCCATCATGGACGAGGATCGACTCATCATGTTCGATAGCAACGGCGCTATTCGCATGTACGACCCTGAAAAGTATGACGAACTTGTGAAGACAGtcgaggtggagcggcgctACGTGGAGAAGATGGATGAGTTCCGCGCTCTCGTGCAGCGCACAATGGCCATTGTCCAGCGCCTCGGCGAAGCGATCGAGGCTGAGAAACTAAAAGCGATTGGATTCCGAAACATCGTCG is a genomic window of Leishmania infantum JPCM5 genome chromosome 30 containing:
- a CDS encoding putative intraflagellar transport (IFT) protein, with amino-acid sequence MDEDRLIMFDSNGAIRMYDPEKYDELVKTVEVERRYVEKMDEFRALVQRTMAIVQRLGEAIEAEKLKAIGFRNIVESESEERFRAVQEAQIRLREKQMELDRYVAEYESLKLVEQEQQTFFQHLSQAKD